GCGCCGGGCCTGATCATGCTCTCCGTGATCACCAACTCCTACGGCAACGTGGTGAGCAGCTTCTTCGGCGCCAAGTTCGGCCGCCACATCGAGGAGATGCTGGTCTCGCCCATGCCCAACTACCTGATCCTGTGGGGCCACGTCGCCGGCGGCGTCATTCGTGGCCTGTTCGTCGGCGGCGTCGTCACGGTGGTCGCGCTGTTCTTCACCAAGCTGGAGATGCAGCATCCCTGGATCGTGCTCACCACCGTGGTATTGACCGCCATCGTGTTCTCGCTCGGCGGTTTCATCAACGCCGTGTTCGCGAAGAAGTTCGACGACATCAGCATCGTGCCGACCTTTATCCTTACGCCGCTGACCTACCTGGGCGGCGTGTTCTACTCGATCTCGCTGCTGCCGCCGTTCTGGCAGCACGTGTCACAGGCCAATCCCATCCTCTACATGGTCAATGCCTTCCGCTACGGCGTGCTGGGCAGCTCCGACATCCCCATCGGCACGGCCTACGCCATCATCGGCGTGGCCATCGCGCTCCTGTACGGCGTCTCCATGTACCTGCTGAACCGCGGCATCGGCATCCGCGAATGACATGTGCGGCCGCTACGCCCTCTACACCCCGATAGAAGCCGTCGCCCGGCTGTTCCGGGTGGCAGAGGTCCACGCCCACGACATCGCGCCGCGCTACAACATCGCGCCCACCCAGGAAGTGCCCATCGTGCGGCGCTCACCGTTTCCGGCAGCTGACGCTGCCCAAGCCCGCGCCGCGCCGCCAGTCGAGCTGGCGCTGGCGCGCTGGGGCCTGGTGCCGTTCTGGGCCAAGGACCCGGCCATCGGCAACCGCATGATCAACGCCCGTGGCGAGACCGTGGCCGCCAAGCCGGCCTTCCGCGCCGCCTTCCGCAAGCGCCGCTGCCTGGTGCCCGCGGACGGCTTCTTCGAATGGCAGAAGACCGGCGACGGCAAGCAGCCCTGGTACATCCGCGATGCCGGCGGCGAGCCCATGGCGCTGGCCGGCCTGTGGGAGTTGTGGGACCCGCCCGACGGCGGCGAGCCGCTGGCCAGCTGCGCCATCATCACCACCGGCGCCAACGCGCTCATGCGCCCGCTGCACGAGCGCATGCCCGTGGTCCTCGACGAGGCCGGCCGCGCCGCGTGGCTCGACCCCGAGGCAGATTCCGGGACGCTCGAGGCGCTGCTGGCGCCGGCGCCCGACGGCATCCTCGAGGCCTGGCCGGTGAGCCGGCGCGTGAACAGTCCCTTCAACGAGGATCCCTCGCTCGTCCAGCCGGCCTGACCGCGGGGTCGGTTCCTGCAAGACCTGACCGCGTGGCCGTGACATGCATGGCACCCTTCGCTTGGAATTCTTATGCCGCTCAGGGCGCCATGCATGTCACGCCCCCGCTGCCACTTCAGGGCCTGCACGGACCGGGGCGTGCGGCCAGGAACTCACCAGATCCGGCTCGCCTGGTGTCAGCCCGGCCCGATGTAGCTACGGCCCGCGTGACGACGGTCGGCTGGCGAGTGCCGGCGCAAGGTGCCGAGTCCGGGTGCGCTGTCGGCGCTCGGCCCTTTGGCGTCGCAGCGGGGCCGGGTCCTGTAGGGTCCCCTGAGCGGCATAAGAATTCCAAGCGAAGGGGACCCTACAGGGGCCGGCCCCGCGGTCAGGTGTCGAGGCGTTGCAGGGCGACCACCAGCGTGCCGGGCCCGCCGTGCACGCCCAGCGCGGTGCCGATCTCGGTGACGAAGGCCTGCTCCAGGCCGGGCAGGCGCGCCTGCAGCTCAGCCAGCAGCTCGGCAGCGGCCTCCGGAGCATTGGCGTGGCCGACGGCGAGGCGCTGGCCGACGGGGGGCCCGGCGTGTTTCGCGATCCAGCGCGCGAACCGCGCGATGCGCCTGCGGTGGCCGAGCAGCGCCCCGGCGGTGCCGATGCGCCCGTCCGGGAAGGTGGCGAGGATCGGTTCGAGGCGCAGCAGCCGCGCGATGACGCGCTTGGATGGCGGCACCCGCCCGCCCCGCACGGCGTGCTCCAGGCTGCCGAGCAGCGCCCAGGTTCGGGTGTTGGCGACGATGCCTTCCAGCGCGAGCGTGATCTCTTCGACGCTGTGCCCGGCCGCGGCCAGCTCGGCGGCGCGCAGCGCGACCAGCCCCTGGCCGATGGACGCATTGCGGGAGTCGACCGCCAGCACCGGGGTCCGGGTGGCGGCGCGAGCCGCGGCGGATTGCGCGGCCTGGAAGGTGCCGCTGCCCCAGCCGGTCACATGGATGGAGACGATCCCGGCGTGGTGGCTGGCGAGAATCTGGTACAGGCGCCGGAAGTCGCCCGGGGGCGGCTGCGAGGTTGTGGGGTGCGCGTCGCTTTCCGCCATGAGGCGGTAGAACTCCGAGGTGTCCAGGCTGACCTTGTCGAGGTAACTTTGTGCGCCGAAATGGATGCGCACCGGCACGGTGTGGATGTCCATGGAAGTGAGCAGCTCTTCCGGCAGGTCGGCGGCGCTGTCGGTGACGACGGCGACGATTCCTGCGCCGCTGCGCGCCGCGACCTGCTGGGCCTGCATGTCGTCGGCTTTCTTCGCGCTGACTGCGCCGAAGCGGGCCGCGGCGCGGAACACCTCCTCGGGGTCGTCCGCGTGAATGTGAATGCGTGCCCGTCGCGTGCCGCCGGCGATGACCAGGCTGCTGCCGAGACCGGCAAGGGCGCCGCGCAGGCGGCGCCGGTCCAGGTCGCCCGTGACCAGGCACTCGGTGCACCAGCGGTGACCGCTGTTGTCGCCCGCGTCGAAAAAACTGGCTTCCTGGGCCTGATGCGCTTGTCCCTGTGCGGGCGCCGCATTTTCGCTGTCGGTGCGCAGGGAGCCGTGGCGGACGAAATCCGTGATGCCCTGCAGCAGGTCGACGAAGCCCTGTGCCCCGGCGTCCACCACGCCCGCCTTGCGCAAGGCCTCGAGCTGCTGGGTGGTGGCGGCCAGCGAACGCTGTGCCCGTGCCAGTCCGGCGTCCAGCAGCGCCGCGAAATCCTGGCCGCCGGCGGCGATCTGCTGCCCCAATTCGGCGGCGAAATCGCGCACGACCGTCAATATGGTGCCTTCGCGCGGTTCGCTCAGCGCGTCCTGGGCGTAGCTGGCGCCCAGTTCCACTGCTGCCGCGAAGTGTCGGGTCGTGAGCAGGCGCTGGTCCTGGCTCGCGTCGCAGACGCCGTGGAAGAACTGCGCCAGGATGGCGCCCGAGTTGCCGCGTGCGCCGTCGAGCGCGGCGTCGGCGACGATCTCGAGCAGCTTGCCGGCGTGTCGCTCTTGGTGGCGCAGCAGCGCGGCGCGCACTGAGCCGAGCATCACCGCCAGGTTGGTGCCGGTGTCGCCGTCCGGCACCGGGAACACGTTGATGCGATTGAGATGCTCGGCGTCGGCCGCAACCCGCGCGATGCCGGCCAGCAGCCCGCGCGCCAGCCGTTGACCATCGAGGTACGCAATACCCGCTGTCGCCAAGCCCGCCTAGTCCCGTGTCAGCAGGAACTGTTGGCCCTGGTAGTTCATCACCACGCCGGTCCGCGTGATGCGTTCCACCTTCGGCCCCTCCTGCGTGGCGTTGCCCTCGTTGTAGCGCCGCATGTTGATGAACACGAAGCGCTCGGCCGGGTCGCCGCTGTAGACATGGATGTCGAGATGCATGTGCGGCACGTTGAGCTCGCCACGGACCACGAGGTCGGCAAAGCGCGGCAGCCTGGCGTCTTCGGTCGCGGTGGCGGTGCTGTCGGCCGGCGCCGCCGAGGTGGTGCGTGCGGCGGGCGACGATGCGGCCGTGGCTGGCGCGGCGCTCGCACGCGAGCTGGTGCTGCTGGACCCCGGCGGCAACTCCGTGGTCAGGGACCGCACTTCATGGCGGGTGGGCTTGTCCGGCAGCGGCAGCGGCGTGGCGACGGTGGTTTCCCGGGCCTGGCCGGCAGTGGTTGCGCGGGCGGGCTGGGCCGGGGCGGCGGCAGGGGGTGCGGTGGTCGTGACGGCTGCGGGCTCGGGGCTCGAGTTGCGCAGCAGCACAGCTGCGAGGACCACGATGTTGAGCGCCAGCAACACCACCAGCACGGGCAGCCACTTCGGACTGCGCCGGTCGGGCCGGCTCTCCGGCACCATCGCCAGCGCCGGCCCGGCTTCCCGCTGCCGCTCGTGTTCAGACTTGCGCAGGGCTTCGAGAATCAGCGACATCACTCGGTCCCGTGCAGGCGGGGGCGCTGCAGCCCCAGCGCGTTGTTGACGGCGATGAGCGTCATCGCGCCGGCAATGCCGTCCACGGCGAGACGCTGCTCGCGCTGGAAGTCGCGCACCGCGGCCTCCAGGGCCGGGTCGTAGCGGTTCGAGTCCGTCGGCAGCAACGGCGCGCCGCGCAGCTCTCCCAGGGCCCGGCGCAACCACACCACGTCCGTTCCCGTGGCGTCACGCGACAGGGGGCGGCCGTCGCCTGCCTCGGGGCGCCACAGCAGCAGGTATTCGCCGTACCAGAGCGTCAGCAGCTCGCCCAGCGGGACCTGGACGCGCTCCGCGCCGGCCTGCAGCTCGGCCCGGCCGTCCAGGATCCGGCGCAGGACCAGCTGGTGTTCACGGCCCTCGGCGTCTGACAGCACCATGATGACGGGGCGGTCGAGTACTGCCAGTTCGCCCCAGGTGCCCCGTTGCAGCAGGCAGCGCATGCCCTGGCTCGCAGCCTGTTCGCAGGCCGGGCCGGCGTCCGGGCTGTAGTTGATGTTCCAGTAACCGAACAGGCTCTGGATCGCCGTGTCCGTACCGGAAGCCAGCATGCCGGCGGCGAGGCGACGCTCCAGCGGTTCGGGATCCGGGCCGGATTCCAGGGTCGCGGTCTCGGGCGCCGTCGTCGCGGCAGGTTCCGCACGCACCGGGACGACTGCGGGTTCTGCAACCTCCTGTTGTGGCCGCTGCACCGGGGTCGCTGCCGGGAGCCGCGCGTTTTCGGTCGCCGGGCTGGACCCGGGCTGGAACGTGGCGGCGGGCTCGCGCTGCAGCAGGAACAGGATCACGGCCGCCATGGCGACGATGACCACGCCGGCGGCGCCGAGCAGCATGGCCGTGGCGCCGGGCGACCGGCGCACCTGGCGCTTGATGCGGTCGCCGAAGACTTCACTGGCCGCCTGCCGGGTCATCTTGGCGTCGACGGTGGAGGCCTCGCGAGACCAGGCGCCCAGCAGCGCGCGGTCGGCGATGACGTTCACCAGGCGCGGGATGCCGTCGGAGCTGCGGTGCAGTTCGCGGAGGGCGGCGGTGGTGAAGATCTGGCCGCGGCCTCCGGCCACGTCCAGGCGATGACGCACGTAGGCGTGGAGCTCATCGGCCTCCAGCGGCTCCAGGTGGTAGCGGCCGGTGATGCGTTGAGCCAGCTGGCGCAGGTCGCTGCGCGCCAGCAGGTCCCGCAGTTCCGGCTGCCCGACCAGGATGATCTGCAGCAGCTTCTGCTTGGCGGTCTCCAGGTTGGTGAGCAGGCGGATCTGCTCCAGCACCTCGGTGGAGAGGTTTTGTGCTTCGTCGACGATGAGCACGACACGCCGGCCGGCCGCATGGGCCTTGAGCAGGCGCAGGTTGAGCGCGTCGATGATGGCCTTGGGACTGGCGCGCTCCTCGACCTCCACCTGCAGCTCGTCGCAGATGGCGAGCAGGAACTCGGTCGAGGAAAGACGCGGGTTCAGCACCAGGGCGACTTCAGTGTTGTCCGGCAGCTGTTCCAGCAGACTGCGCACCACGGTGGTCTTCCCGGTACCGACTTCGCCGGTCAGCTGGATGAAGCCGCCGCTCTCGGTGATGCCGTACAGGAGGTGGGCCAAAGCCTCGGCGTGACGCGGGCCCAGGTACAGGTACCTGGGGTCCGGCGTGATGGCGAAGGGCTTTTCGTTGAGTCCGAAGAAACTTGCGTACATAACCATTTTCCGCGCGGGACATTCCCGCGGCAGGGTCCCGGATGATGCACCGGGTTGGCGCGCCGGGGCAATCCGCTAGAGAGTGATCGCGGTGTACAGCAGCAGGCCGACGAAGGTGGTGACCAGGGCGAACAGGTAGCTCAGCCCCATCAGCACGTACTTGAAAAGGGTCAGCCAGAAGCCCTGGCTGTAGACCCGCCGCAGCGCGCGGAACAGGTAGACCATGACGTAGATGAATGCTGCGCCGTTGATCAGCCCGGTCGGCAGCATGCCGGGCGCCAGCCACGCGCCCCCCTGCTCGAGCAGGATCAGCAGCAGGCTGAAGATGTAGAAAAAGGAATGGTAGTGCACCAGGAACAGCAGGTGCTCGGCGTAGTAGCGGCCCGACAGCGGGTAGGAGAGCTTCATCACCAGCGCCATCACAGGCAGGAAGAGGAACATCATCGCCGGGATGTTGCTCAGCACCGCGCGCAGGAAGGAGCGGCCGCGGTCGAGCGTGATGCGCTCGCAGATCTCGCGGGCGCGCTCCGGTGGAATCCACTCCGCGAACCAGTCGGGCACGCCCTGGTAGTCGACGTTGCACAGCTCGTCGAACTTGGCGCCGCCCACGGTGACGTTGAAATCGAGCGGTTGCTCTTCCGCCGCCGTCTCGGGCGGGGGCGCTTCCTGCTGCGGCGTGCCCTCGTCGAACACGACGTCGTCGCCGATGTTGAAGTCCGTCAGCAGGGAAGCGACGAAGAAGAACACGATGCTGGCCGAGATGAAGAGGCGGAAGGGCGGCACGTAGCGCGCGCGCTTGCCTTCGAGGTAATCCAGGGTCAGCCGTCCGGGCCGGAACAGCAGCAGCGCGAGGGTGCGCCAGAGGCGGGAGTCGAGCGAGGCGATGAGATCGCCGGCGTCCTGCAGCAGCTCCCACAGCGTGATCATGCGCGTGCGCGCGCGCTGGCCGCAGTTGGCGCAGTACTGGCCCCACAGCAGCTGGTCGCAGTTGGGGCATGGGCGCGCATCCGTCAGGGCGGCGTCACGCCCCTCCTCGACGATGCGGCGCGTGGCGCGGAAGCGGTCGCCGAAGCGCGCGATCCCCTCGGCGCGCATGCGCGGCGCGAATTCCTCCAGGTAGCGCTGCAGCGCCGCGCGGTCCTCGAGTTCGTAGCGCACGATGCGCAGCGCGGCCCCGGTCTCGGGATCCTCGCCCTTGTGGATGGTCGCGCCGGTAAAGCCCGGCAGCGCGATCATCTCGTCGGCGTGGTACTCCAGCCAGGCCTCGAAGTCGCGCAGGATGGCCGGGTCCGGCTCGAGCGTGACCTCGTAGGTGATGCGCTCGCCGGACACGGCCTCTTACCCGGCCCCGCCGCCGTCAGGCTTCGGTGGTTTCGGCCGCTTCCTGCGCCGACTTGCGTGCGCGCGGCTTGCGCGCGGGCTTGTCCGCCGTGTCCTCCGCGGACGGCCGCACGAACGGCGACAGGTCCTCCGGCGCGAAGTCGTCGACGTGGATGATCGCCATGATCTTCTCGTCGGCCTGGCGCAGCTTCTCTGCTTCCGCTGCGCTCAGGATGCCCGCGGCCACCGCTTCCTCGAGCTGGCCGGCGAGGCCGAGGGCCTGGATCTTGCCTTCCTTGGCGCCCTTGCGCAGCTTCTTCTCCAGCGGCGAGGCCTCGATGGACAGCTCCATCGCCTCCTGCAGCAGGCCGAGATGGCTGCCGGGCTCCACGGTGCGGTACACGCCCTCGCACAGGCCGTCGCGCATCTCGCCCGGGCTGATGACGCCTTCGACGATGCGCCGCGACAGGCTGTCGCGCGGCGAGCTGAAGCTGCGCCCGCGCGGGAACACCACCAGCCGCAGCATGCGCGCCACCCAGCGCACCGGGAAGTTGCGCAGGAAGCCGTGCAGCTGTTCCTGGGCGCGGTAGAGCAGGAAGCGACAGCTCCACTCCACCAGCGGCAGGTCGGCCTCGCGCCGGCCCTGGTTCTCCCAGTGCTTCAGCACCATGGAGGCGAGGTAGAGGTTGGAGAGTATGTCGCCGAGACGGGCGGACAGCATTTCCTTCTTCTTCAGGGCGCCGCCCAGCGTCAGCATGGCGGTGTCGGAGACCAGCGCGAAGGCAGCGCTGAAGCGGCCGATGTGCTGGTAGTAGCGCCGCGTCGGGCCGCGCGTCGGGCTCTCGGCGCCGCGCGCGCCGGTGAGGCCGAGCACGAAGGCGCGGGCGGCGTTGGAGAAGGCGTAGCCGATATGGCCGAACAGGGCGCGGTCGAAGGCCTCGAGCCCGGCTTCCTGGTCCGGGTCCTGGGCCGCATGCAGCTCCTTCAGCACGAAGGGATGGCAGCGGATGGCGCCCTGGCCGAAGATCATCAGGCTGCGCGTGAGGATGTTCGCGCCTTCCACGGTGATCATCACCGGCACCGAGTTGTAGCCGGTGCCGAGGTAGTTCTTCGGCCCCATGCAGATCGCCTTGCCGCCGTGGATGTCCATGGCGTCGTCGGTGACGTCACGGCCGAGCTCGGTGCAGTGGTACTTGAGGATGGCGGCCGGCACGGCGGGCTTCTCGCCCGCGTCCACCGCGGCGATGGTGACGCTGCGCGCGGCGTCGATGATGTAGGCGAAGCCGGCCATGCGCGCGAGGGCTTCCTGCACGCCCTCGAAGCGGCCGATGGACATGCCGAACTGCTTGCGGATGCGGCTGTAGGCGCCGGTGGCGAACACCGCCGCCTTGGCGCCGCCGTTGGCGTTGGACGGCAGCGAGATGCACCGGCCGACGGACAGGCACTCCATGAGCATGCGCCAGCCCTGGCCGGCCATCTTCGGCCCGCCGATGATGGCGTCCAGCGGCACGAACACGTCCTTGCCCTCGATGGGGCCGTTCATGAACGGCACCGACAGCGGCAGGTGGCGGCGGCCGATCTCCATGCCGGGCGTGCCCGCAGGGACCAGCGCCAGGGTGATGCCGAGGTCTTTTTCCTCGCCCAGCAGGCCGTCGGGATCGAACAGGCGGAAAGCCACGCCCACCACGGTGGCGACGGGCGCCAGGGTGATGTAGCGCTTGGAGAAATTCATGCGGATGCCCACGACTTCCTCGCCGTCGACTTCCTGCTTGCACACCACCCCGGTGTCGGGGATGGAGGCGGCGTCGGAGCCGGCGCGCGGGCTGGTCAGGCCGAAGCAGGGAATCTCGCTGCCGTCGGCGAGGCCCGGCAACCAGCGGTTCTTCTGTTCCTCGGTGCCGTACTTGTGCAGCAGCTCGGCGGGGCCGAGGGAGTTCGGCACGGCGACCGTCGAGGCGAGGGTGGCGCTGCGGCTGGCGACCTTGGTCAGCACCTGGCTGTGCGCGTAGGCCGAGAACTCGAGCCCGCCGTAGTGCTTCGGGATGATCATGGCGAAGAAGCCGTTCTCGCGCAGGAACTTCCAGGTCTCGGGCGCGAGGTCCTGCAGCGAGTGGGTGACCTGCCACTCGTCGTTCATGCGGCACAACTCTTCGCACGGCCCGTCGAGGAAAGCCTGCTCTTCTTCGGAGAGCTGCGGGGCGGGCGCGCCGAGCAGCTTGTTCCAGCGCGGCACGCCGGCGAACAGCTCGCCTTCCCACCACACCGTGCCGGCTTCCAGCGCCTCGCGCTCCGTGCGCGACATGGAGGGCAGCATCTTGCGGTACATCTTCAGCATCGGGCGGGTCAGCCGCTCGCGGCGGAAGTCCTCGACATTCAGCGCCACCAGCCCGGCGAACACCACCCACAGCACGAGGTTCCACAGGAACCCGCCGCTGCCGAACAGGGTGTAGGCCACCAGCGCGGCGCCGGCGGACGCAGTGAACACGCCCAGGCTGACGCGACGGTAGGCCAGCGCGATCGCGCCGCCGAAGAAAACGAGGAACCAGAACAGAGTCGCCACGATGAACCCCCTCGAGCTTGCGGGCCGACGGCTTCAAGGGAATGAAGCCATACAAGCGTTTGAATATAACCCCCGCAAAGGGGGTGCCGCAAAGATTTCGCAGGGGGGCCGGGGCTGGTTGCGCCGGCTGGGATGGCGGCGCGGAACAGGAGGCGCCGCCGTCGGGCGGCGCCTCCGCAGGGCTTTACAGCAGGTCCTTGACCCCGTCGCGCTCTTCGAGCAGTTCGGCCTCGGTGGCCTGCATGCGTTCCCGGCTGAACTCGCTGATCTCCAGCCCCTGCACGATCTCCCAACGGCCGTCCTTGCAGCGCACCGGGAAGGAATACACGATCCCCTCGGCCACGCCGTAGCTGCCGTCCGAGGGCACGGCCATGCTGACCCAGTCGTCGCCGGGTGAGCCGAGGGCCCAGTCACGGATGTGGTCGATGGCCGAGGAGGCGGCGGAGGCGGCGGAGGACAGGCCGCGGGCCTTGATGATGGCTGCGCCGCGCTGCTGCACGGTGGGAATGAAGTCGTCCTTCACCCAGGCCTCGTCCACCAGCTTCGGGGCCGCCTTGCCGGCCACCGTGCAGTGGCTGATGTCCGGGTACTGGGTGGCGGAGTGGTTACCCCAGATGGTCATCTGGCGGATGTCCTTCACCGGTGTGCCGGTCTTGATCGAGAGCTGCGCCAGGGCGCGGTTGTGGTCCAGCCGCGTCATGGCGGTGAAGCGCGCATGGTCGAGATCGGGTGCATTGGAGTAGGTGATCAGCGCATTGGTATTCGCCGGGTTGCCGACCACCAGCACCTTCACCTTGCGGTGCGCGTTGTCGTTCAGCGCCTTGCCCTGGGCGGAGAAGATCTTGGCGTTCTCCAGCAGCAGGTCCTTGCGCTCCATGCCGGGGCCGCGCGGCCTGGCGCCGACCAGCAGGGCGTAGTCGGCGTCGGCGAAAGCCTCTTCCGGCTTGTCGGTGGCGACCACGCCGGCCAGCGTCGGGAGGGCACAGTCCAGCAGCTCCATTTCCACGCCCTTGAGCGCGCCCAGCGCCGGAGGGATTTCCAGCAGCTGCAGGATGACCGGCGTGTCGGGGCCGAGCATCTGGCCGGAGGCGATGCGGAAGGCGAGCTGGTAGCCGATCTGGCCGGCGGCGCCGGTGATGGCGACTCTGGCGGGCTGGGTCATGGGGGACTCCCTGTGCTGGATGCTTGCTGGATAGGGCGCCGGACCCCAAGCCTGGGACCCCGCGCAGGATGCCGGCATTTTAGCAGCGGCGGGCCGGTCGGGCGCGTGCATGCAGGTGGGGGTTGCATTTATTCGAATCGGTGTTATAGTCAACTACAACACCGGCTCAGCCAAGGGCGGATTACCGCCAGCGAGGACCGCCATGAAGACGCAAATGACCCGCGAACAGACCATGCGCATGTTGACGATATTCGCCATCGCGTGCCTCACGCTCGCATCCATCGCTGCCTGAAAAGACCGGGAGGCAACCCATGGAAGGCGAGTGGAACGACAGCCAGCCCATTTACCGCCAGCTGCGCGACCGGGTGGTGAACATGATCCTCGAGGGCGTGCTCACAGACGGTGACGCACTGCCCTCGGTGCGCACCGTCGCCGCCGAGTACCGCCTCAATCCGCTCACCGTGCTGAAGGGGTACCAGGAACTGGTGGACGAGGGCCTGGTCGAGAAGCGTCGCGGGCGCGGCATGTTCGTGCGCGAGGGCGCGCGCAAGGCGCTGGTGAAAGACGAACGCCAGGCCTTTCTCGACGAGCAGTGGCCGGAGGTGGTGAGCACCATTCGTCGGCTCAAGCTGGATTTGGAAGAACTGCTGGCGCAGGCGCGCCGGCAGCTGGATGACGAGGAGAAGTCGCAGTGAGCACCGTGATTCGTGCACAAGGACTGTCGCGCCGCTACGGCAGCACCGTGGCACTCGATAACGTCGACTTCGAGATCGAAAGCGGGCGCATCGTCGGCATGATCGGCCCGAACGGCGCCGGCAAGACCACCGCGCTCAAGGCCATCCTCGGCCTCGGGCACTTCGACGGCCAACTGGAAGTGCTGGGCATGGACCCGCGCCGGCAGCGCGCCGAGCTCATGCAGCAGGTGTGCTTCATCGCCGACGTCGCGGTGCTGCCGCGCTGGCTGAAGGTGCGCCAGGCGCTGGAGTTCGTGCAGGGCCTGCACCCGCGCTTCGACCGCGCCAAGGCCGAGGCCTTCCTCGACCGCACCGAAATCAAGCGCAACAGCAAGATCAGCGCGCTGTCCAAGGGCATGATCGCCCAGCTGCACCTGGCGCTGGTGATGGCCATCGACGCCCGGCTGCTGGTGCTGGACGAGCCGACCCTCGGCCTCGACATCATCTACCGCAAGGACTTCTACCGCGCGCTGCTGAACGACTATTTCGACGGTGAGCGCACCATCCTGCTCACCACCCACCAGGTGGAGGAGATCGAGCACATTCTCACCGACCTGATGTTCATCAGCCACGGCCGGCTGGTGCTGGACGAGCC
This window of the Thioalkalivibrio sp. XN279 genome carries:
- a CDS encoding GntR family transcriptional regulator; translated protein: MEGEWNDSQPIYRQLRDRVVNMILEGVLTDGDALPSVRTVAAEYRLNPLTVLKGYQELVDEGLVEKRRGRGMFVREGARKALVKDERQAFLDEQWPEVVSTIRRLKLDLEELLAQARRQLDDEEKSQ
- a CDS encoding malate dehydrogenase, whose amino-acid sequence is MTQPARVAITGAAGQIGYQLAFRIASGQMLGPDTPVILQLLEIPPALGALKGVEMELLDCALPTLAGVVATDKPEEAFADADYALLVGARPRGPGMERKDLLLENAKIFSAQGKALNDNAHRKVKVLVVGNPANTNALITYSNAPDLDHARFTAMTRLDHNRALAQLSIKTGTPVKDIRQMTIWGNHSATQYPDISHCTVAGKAAPKLVDEAWVKDDFIPTVQQRGAAIIKARGLSSAASAASSAIDHIRDWALGSPGDDWVSMAVPSDGSYGVAEGIVYSFPVRCKDGRWEIVQGLEISEFSRERMQATEAELLEERDGVKDLL
- a CDS encoding ABC transporter ATP-binding protein translates to MSTVIRAQGLSRRYGSTVALDNVDFEIESGRIVGMIGPNGAGKTTALKAILGLGHFDGQLEVLGMDPRRQRAELMQQVCFIADVAVLPRWLKVRQALEFVQGLHPRFDRAKAEAFLDRTEIKRNSKISALSKGMIAQLHLALVMAIDARLLVLDEPTLGLDIIYRKDFYRALLNDYFDGERTILLTTHQVEEIEHILTDLMFISHGRLVLDEPMDALGEKYIEVAVRPDRADEARRLGPLSEHQGLGRYHFIFENRSRDELAPLGELKVPGVADLFVAKVRGGAS